From the Puniceicoccus vermicola genome, the window CCAAACCAAATTCCTGCCTGAGGGCTGGGGAAAATTCCTCACGGATGCGCTGAACACACAGAGAAATAGTAGAAGTATAATTGGAACTGCGGTAAAGTCGTGATGACGGATCGAAAGAGCGCGGAGACGTGGGTTGCAGGGACCAATCGTCTTGACGAGGATTTTCCTCTGTGTGCTCTGCGCCTCATGCCTGCCCGCCGGAGTGCCCGCAGGACGAAGGCGGATGAGAGACCTCAGCGTTGGATCGGTCTCCTTCTCTCTCTTGTTCTTCTCCAGTGCCTACTTATTCCCAATGTCTCTGCTTCAATTACGAATTGGGACCCGCTGCCTACGCCTGTCGGCAACGCAAATTTCCGGGGCTATGCGCAGATTGAGCGGCATCTTGGTTCCTGGAGTCTTCCCAACGGGACAGAGATCCCTCTCCACTTGGTTCTGCAGAGCGATCCGACGTTCGAGCCGGGGCCGCTCGGCCCGGGGTGGCACTTTCCGTTCTTCCGCAGCGATTTTGTGCGGGTGAAGGACTACGAGGCGGTATGGGAGGTGCCCAATGGTCGCCGAATGTTCTTTCCGCGAGATCGGCAGGAGGAAGAATCGGATGAGGATGAACAGATTTTCCGTTCCCGGGACGGGGAGTGGACGGCGGTTTGGGAGAAGGATCGGGATGAGATCGAGGCGACCGTGACTTCAACTGAGGACCCGGCTTGGTGGTTTCACTATGAAGAAGGTCGTTTGCATTCCTTTCAAATGGGTGAGGAGAGCCCAGAATATCAGGTCGATTGGCTTGGCGGAAGTAATTACCCGCGGATGATTCGTCCGTCCAACCGTCGCGAAGGTCCGGTGGAGATCGTTTATGCCGGGCGAACTCCGGAGGCGATTCGGATCGAAGATCGTGTGTGGCATATCGAAATGGGGAAGGGCGACTGGACCGCCCCTGACGGGAGGTCGGACTATTCAGATTACCGCGTGAACTTTCTCACCGAGTTGGTCAATCCGGACGGAGATATCGAGGCTTTCGTCTACGAGAAAGGAGAATTGAATGAGCGGACGGTGGGAGTGTTGGATCAGCCGGGAATAACGAAGGTCGTCCGCCTTCCGGTAAACCGTCTAAGCCTGCGGGATGCGGGGGGGAGTGGATCGCGGCTTTCTCGCGTGGGAGGCCCGCAGCGGATTCCTGGTCGAAGATTCCGGGGGTGACTACACGGTGACCAGCAAGGGATTGGATCCGGAGCAGCCGGATTTCGCAGAGAATCAGAGCAAGGGAGGTATTGCTCCATATTCAGTACGCATCGAGAAGCAGCTGGAGGACGGGTCGCTAGAATTGTGGAGCTATAACTATCGAACGGGAGTCCGGGAAAGGACCGATTCGTCAACGGGCGAGGTTTTTCGCGAGACGTTTATTGTTTCACCGGGTCCGGCTTATGGGGAACTGCGCAGGAGGGAGAAAAAGGGTGCTTCCGCGGAATCGTGGAAATTGATCGAACAGCGAGCCTATAACCCGGATGGACGCCTGATTCGGGTGATTGGCGGCAATGAAGTCCGGGAGCTGGTATGGGAAGAGCGAGGAGAGTTTTCCCGAGTGCAAGAGTTCGTCGAAGGAGAGCTGACAAAGGAGCGGGTATTCGAAAACGGCCGTCGAGTTCGGACAACCGAGTGGGGAGAGGGTAAACCGACGACTTATACCTACGAGTTAGAAGGTGGACAAGAAATCGTGCGCCAGTTCGTAGAAGGCGAATGGCAATGGACGCGGATTTGGAACAGCAGCGGGCGGATTGTCTACGGGAATAACAATGAGGGCTTCGAATCGATTTTTCGCTATGGCTCTGATGGAATCAGAGAGGTCCTCCAGAAGCGCCCGGACGGGAAGGATTTCCTTGTGCGGACTTCCGAGGGCGAGTCGGTTCGTATTACTGATCCAGAAAAAATCTCGGCGTGGCTGTCGGACCAGACTTTGACTGGTTCTCATTTTCGAAAGGCCTGGATGTTTGAGGGGTCAATGAATGATTGAAGATCGGAAAATAGCGGAAAGAAAAACATATGAAGATATTTAAGGTAGTTATGGGTTTGTCGGGCATCCTTTGCCCATTTTTGGTACTGGCCCAAAGTGACCCATGTGTTTGTCCGGGCGATCAGCCATACGCAGGTCAGGACGAATGCGGTAATAATGTTTGTGATCCGGCGGATGTGGGCACCTATCCTTACACAAGTGCTTGCGGAATTGGAACCTGCGATTCGAGTTTGGACGGTGATTATCCATACAACGACGCATGTGGGAACGGTGTTTGTCATGAGGATATGGAAGGTGAATACCCGTTGAGTTCATACGACTGTGATGGCGACGGCGTTTTGGATACATGCGTAGACGATATGTACGAGGACGCTTGCGGAAATCTTACCTGTGATTCTAGTTTGGATGGAGAATTTCCTCTAGATGCTTATGATTGTGACAGCGACGGGGAGTTGGATTCATGCGAGCCCTGTGGAAGTGTTGAGATTGCGGGACTTAGTTTTCGCAAAGTGACCGATTCTATTAATTTGTCTGCGAGCTCAGAAGAACTAGAGGGGGATAATTTTACATGGTCTGTTGAGGATGGGGATATAGATCTGCAATCTACAACGGGTTCAACAATCCAAGTGAGCGGAAATACATTGGGCACGGCCACCATCAAAGCCACACATGAGGATAGTGGCATTTCGGCGACACATCAGGTTACTACTTATCACGTTGTAGCTACTCATTCAAACACGGAGTATTGCGATGGTGAACAAGTATCTATTACACTGGTAACTACACCCGAATCGGTTGAATCGGAAATTAGTAATGTGGATGTCATCGCGAAAAAGCCTGATGGATCCACGAATTTCGTAAATGTGGAAAATAGCGGAACGACTTTACAGAAAGCAAGCCAGGGCGATGAATTGAAGTGGATCAGCGGAGAATTTGGAGCTATGTGGTATTCCAGTGGGCAGGGAGATTGTAATAACCCGCTGATTGTTGATTACACACTTACGGCTACTTATGAAATTGAGGGGGAGGAAGAAACAGTTACGTTAAGTGGATTTAGTGTGAATGCTTCACCCGATGGTTCAACTCCTTGCTTAGAGGGTTCAGGAAGTGTTCAGCGTGATTGGTTTGATGGCTTTCCTAGCTACGAGTTCGCGCCTATTGAAGGAGATGAGGAGCATTGGAAAATGGAAATTGTAGGTATCGGAACATTGGTGAGAGATGTTCATGCCTCAGCGATTACTGGAAATACTTCGTCAAATTCGCAATTTTATCCTATGATTCTGCATGAAGAAGAATTTCATGTCGACCAAATTGAGGGTAATGTTTCAAGTGTAATTGATCCGGCAAAGCATTTTAGTGTAACATATGTCTATGATAATGAGATATCGAATTTCGAATCTATTGTAGACCTTGGTCCAAACCCGACGACAGCAGAAGTGGAGGCTGCGGCGGATGCGGAGACCGCATTTGTTGGCGACAAGATGGAAGAGCATTTTGACGACACTGTTCAGGAACTCGGTCAGGATCCGAATTATCGTTGTCCTATTGAGCAACAAGCCAAAAATGCTGTAGGATCTCTCTTTCATTTGACTTATTATTGTGCGTATCAGCAAACAGGGACTTGCCCATAACTAAGCTTAAAAAAATGATTTTAAAAATATTTATCTATCTATTCGGAATGCACTTACTTGTTTGTGGTTGTTTGTATTCAAAAAACTTTTACGATCATGACGTGGCAAATTATATAGTGGAACAAGTTTTTGAGGGAGATCGATTGTTTGCCGTGGTGAAACGATACGAACATGGATCAGGAAACTACTCTGCGTATCGTTTTGAAGACGGATCTAGAATTTGGGGCGAAATCCCTCCAGGTGAGAAGGTCTCTGAGTTTCGCTTGAAAAATAGCATTAGACCGCTTGTGGTCGAAGCTGACTTCTGCGGGAAACTGGATTCAACTGTATTTATTGGTACACCCGAAAGGGTCGTCATCTTCGGTGAGGGCAATCCAACTTATGTTGGCATGTCTGGTTCGGGTAGTAGATGGTTTGTTATCGGCGAGAAGGTCGTGGACGCAAATGGAAATTTGAAGAAGAAATTCGAGGAGCGCTACCGGGATGTTGCAAATGCAATTCCGCTTAAGTCGGGGCGGCTCATTCACATTGACGAGCCTCTTGGGTTGAATATTTATAGTTTGAAGTTTACGCGTGCTGAAAAGCCATCTTATTTGGTTGAGTTGAGCGAGATAGAAATGAATGATCTGTCGAAGATTTTGAGTGCTATTTGCTCCCTTCGAGCTAACATTGATTCGTTAAATCATTTTGATCGTTCTTCGGTGATGATGGAAGATTTTATTGAACTTGAAGAAGAGATCAGAACCGAATTTGGGGTAGAGGTTTTTAAGAGCTGCATGGAACAGCTCACTACTCTCCAGTCAGGTGTTCGTTGAGATAGGAGCATAGGAGAGAACTTCGAACAACTGGGATTTTTCCGCCATACTGGAGTTAGAGTCGAATTTTTGGTCACATGAAGGCTGAATTTGTAAATTCAGAATGGATTTTTGAGCGGGTTTCCCTGCTCATCCCTCCCATTCGGGCACTGTGGAGCCAAGAATCATGTTCGGAAAAAGGCATAGTGGTCGAAGTTGTAGGTGAGATTGGTCAGGCAGATTTCGATTCGGGCCCTTCGGATTCCGATAGGTAACGTCCCAAAAGTTTCGCAAAATTGAAAAGAGTGCCTTTCCGCCGATTATCCGGTAGGCAGTTGGTTAACGACAACTAACAGCCATGGAAGAGACCAACGAAAAGACACCTGAAGAGACAGTAACAGGCCGGGAGGCCGAAGCAAGTGAAGTTGTTCGCATCAACTTCGATCATCTGAAGAAGGACCTAAGCGGATTCGTCCGTGGAACGGTAGAGGATGCCTTGAACGGCCTTTTGAACGCCGAGGCGGAGCATCTGTGCAATGCCGGTCGCTATGAGCGCAGCGAAGAGCGTTCGGCCCATCGCAGCGGACATTATGAACGGGGA encodes:
- a CDS encoding transposase produces the protein MEETNEKTPEETVTGREAEASEVVRINFDHLKKDLSGFVRGTVEDALNGLLNAEAEHLCNAGRYERSEERSAHRSGHYERGLETGAGKVTLKVPKLRGASFETQIIERYKRRESSVEESLV